In Nostoc sphaeroides, the genomic window TTCACTAAGGAAGAACGAGATAGCATAATTCAAGCATTTGAAGAGAGCAAACTCTACAACTACTATGCTCCTTTAGTAAAATTATTATTTTTTACTGGGTGCAGACCATCAGAAGCGATCGCTCTACAATGGAAGCATATTAGTGATAAATACATTACTTTTGAGCAAGCAATTACCATCAGTACTAAAGGGTTAGCTCTGAAAGATGGATTAAAAACCCAAAGCCAAAGACGTTTTCCGATTAATAATCAGCAACGTGAAATTTTAGACTCTATCAAACCTGAGAACTGTAACCCGGATGACTTTATCTTTAGAAGCAAGAAGGGCGGCATAGTAGACTTTGGAGATTTTCTCAATCATGCCTGGAAAGGTTACAAAAATCATCATGGTACACATATAGATGGAATCGTAACTCAACTTGTAAAACAGGGTGTAATCACCGAATATCGCAAACCTTACCAATGCAGACACACTTTTATTACTCTTTGCCTGGAAGCTGATATTGATGCGAAGGATGTAGGAAGGTGGGTTGGTAACTCTCCAGAAATTATTTACAAGCATTACGCAGGTAATAAACGTAACCTACAGGTGCCAGAACTATAAATTTGTTGAATTCAAAGACAGGCGATCGCTCTTTTATCTTCAACACCCAATTCTTGAGCAAAGTTAATCAAATCATTGAAGAATATCTGCACGTTGCGTGAGTCAGCATTGTATTCTGCTATCATCTGCTGGAATTTGTCTAGGTAGTTGATGCGAGTTTTATTTAACCTCACCATCTCCTGAAGTTTTTGCGCGATCGCTGTTTTGAGTTTTTCTGTCTCTGTTCTTTGGTAGTCAGTCCCGGATTTCTCACAAAGATTTAAACGAGTAGCCCAAAACGCTTATGCCATCTAAAATTATTTTTTTGGCATTATTGAATTTTCGTTGTGGGCGATGGCGAGGCAACTTTACTATCACTAATTTTTCACTACTGCTAGATGCTTGTTTCAGCTTACCTGCTTTGTATGCCAATTAGATAGCTAGGGCTTGTAGCGGATGACCCAAAGGCGATCGCATCCGAGTTGCCAAGGTCGATTTTCTCTAAAGATTGTGCTGCTAGCCAACGGGTGGATTCATCCTGTGCATTGCGGGTTAGGTCGAATGTGTAACACCTGTAATAGGGGTTGAACTTTTTGGCAGGTAATTTCCATCATTTGAATGGGGAATATCGCAAACCTTACCAATGCAGACACACTGGCAATAACTTGATTTGACAAACAGTGTAAGTGAATAATCCTGCACTTCCCCATCCCCAATTTCTCTGATGATGGCGATGAAAATTGCCTGCGCCTAAAAAATGGTAGTAGTCTTTCCTCATCACCAATTATATGCTGAGAGAATAGTCAATAGCTAACTATCAAGATCCTCATCTGCACTTTATGATAGGTGTCAAATTCACTGATTTGAATAAAACTTCTACATAAACACACACTGATGCAGCTTGATTTGCTTGAATAGCTATATTGATAGCACATTCATCCGAGAACAATTCACAATCCTGATTATGGCAAGTAAATTCATTGATGTTAGAGAATATACTGTCAGGGCGCACAAAAGACAGATTCATACTCGTGTTTTCCAGTTTGTCTGTAAAGAGTGTAACGATCTGACAAAGCGCGAGACTTTCGGGCCTCGACCCTTATATTGTGAGAGATGTCGCCCTCCCCAACCGCCTAAGAAATCCCAGCCAGCATCTCACAAAGCAAAACCTAGAGCAATGTCTTACAAAAGTGACATCGATTTAAATTGATTAAAGCCTTATGACTCAAAATGGACAACTAGAAACACCCCCAGACACTTTTCTCTCACCACTGTTGGAATTACGAGACTATTATGCTCACCTCACAGAAGAGTATGAACGCCTCTTTGTGCAGGCGCGGGAGCAGCTAGATCATGTAGAAGCGTTGTTATCTAACTGGTCTTTTTCAGATGACAGTAAGCAGATATCAAGTCTGACGGCGGCTGATGAAACCTCAGATGTTTCCCAAGAAGGCCCTCTGCGGTTTTTATCACCTCTTGATGACATTGACGAAATAAACTTGCTGGAGTCTGTATCAGAACTTGCAGACAAAGACTTGGTTGAGATCGATAATTCTTTTTCTGCTGTTGATACAAAAGAGAGTCAACCTCTAACTACATCTCCAGATCCAAAGATCGCCCTAGAGAACAACGATAGTTCAACGAAGGTGGCAGAAATCCCCATGCTGCCACAGTATAATCACGCTCTGTCACGAATGGAAGCCATAAAACAGCTATTGCAAGAGCAGATAGGTACTGTATGTCATATCGATTTTATCGTGCGATCGCTTTATGGAGAGTTAGATTCCAACGTATTCAAAGTAGTTAAAGGTAGGGTTCAATCTTCCCTCACCCAAGGCAGAGAAAGGAATTACTGGGTAACTATTCCTGATGAGCCAGGTTGTTATACTCTGGATTTAAGTTTGGTAGCCCCAAGTAATCGCAATGGTGCTTCTAAGAGCATCAAAAACAAAAACAAGAAGCCTTTTGTACCCCCAACAAAAGCAGTACCAATGCTCAAAGCCTTTGAGGGTCAATTCTTAATTGATGCCCTCACCTCTCTGTTTGAAGAAAATCCAGGTAAAGTTTTCAGCGTTGCTGAAGTCATCGCCGGAATTTATGGAGAACTAGATTCTCAGCAACTTCGAGAGGTGAAAAATAAGGTGCTGAACGAATTATCTAGAGGCTATCGGACAGGCAGATTCTCTAGGGTTCCTAACCAAATCGGCTTCTATACTTGGGACTCCAATATGATATTGGGGAGTAGGGAGTAGGGAGTAGGGAGTGGGGAGTAAGGCATTGTAATATTTCTCCCCCTGCTCCCCCTGCTTCCCCTGCTTCCCCTGCTCCCCTCCCCCTATCCCAAAAACAGCTTGTATGCCGGATTCTTATTCTCATCCCAATAGCGATAGCCCAGGTTATCGAGAAAAGCTTGCCACTCTTCCATCTCGTGCGGGGGAACCTGGATACCAACAACGATTCGTCCGTAGTCTGACCCGTTGTTGCGGTAGTGAAAAAGACTGATATTCCAATTTGGACTCATGGAAGTAACAAACTTCATCAATGCACCAGGACGTTCGGGAAACTCAAAACGATAGAGCAATTCATTGTGAGCCAAGAGAGAATGCCCACCCACCATGTGCCGGAGATGTAATTTAGTTAGTTCATCGTCCGTTAAATCAAGAGTTTCAAATCCTTGAGCTTCAAAGGTTTCTACCATCTTGGCAGCATCGGCACGATTTTGAATTTGCACACCGACAAAAATATGGGCTGTTTTTTCATCGGCAATGCGATAATTAAACTCGGTAAGATTACGATTGCCAATACATTCACAAAACTGGCGAATACTTCCCCGTTCCTCTGGAATTGTGACTGCAAAGATAGCTTCGCGGCGTTCGCCCAACTCTGCCCGTTCTGCCACAAAGCGGAGACGATCAAAATTCATGTTTGCACCACAGGCTACAGCAATTAAGGTTTGTCCCTCGATTTGCTCTCGTTCGGTGTAGGCTTTGGCAGCTGCGATCGCTAATGCACCGGCTGGTTCTAAAATTGATCGCGTATCCTCAAACACGTCTTTAATCGCAGCACAAGTATCGTCTGTATCCACCAAAATAATTTCATCTACATACTGCTGACATAAACGGAAGGTTTCTTCACCTACTTCTCGCACCGCCACACCATCAGCAAATAATCCTACTTGAGACAAGCGCACCCGATGTCCGGCTTTTAGCGATTGAGACATCGCATCAGCATCTACTGGCTCAACACCAATAATCTTGATTTCGGGACGCAAGCGTTTTACATAAGCTCCAATCCCAGAAATTAATCCGCCCCCTCCAATTGCAACAAAAATTGCATGGATGGGTTGCTGATATTGTCGTAAAATTTCCATCCCAATTGTTCCCTGTCCAGCAATGACATGAGGATCATCAAAAGGATGAATAAACGTTAAACCTTTTTCTATTTCTAATTCACGCGCATAGCTATAAGCATCGTCGTAGGTGTTTCCATGTAAGACGACTGCTCCGCCCCTCATTCTAACTGCGTCCACCTTGACTTGGGGCGTGGTTACTGGCATAACGATAATCGCTTTTGTTCCCAAGCGATTGGCTGCAAGGGCGACACCCTGAGCATGGTTCCCCGCAGACGCGGCAATTACACCCTGTGCCAATATATCTGGTGGCAGTTGCACCATTTTGTTATAAGCACCACGCAGTTTAAAAGAAAATACTGACTGCATATCCTCACGCTTCAGCAATAATTGATTATTCAGCCGCGCAGACAAATTTGGGGCATACTCAAGTGGTGTTTCTTGGGCAACATCGTATACACGGGCAGTCAAGATTTGGATGAGGTAGTCGCAAAACATGGGCGTCAAGGTGTTAGCAAATGCCGGATGGAAACTAATTTTACGTTACAAGCGATCGCACTGATTTTATTTAATTGCACTTTCTCGAAATTTTGAGTGAATAAAATTTAAAAATTACTAATACTGTTTGAAGAGAAATCAGTTCAGTAATTGAATTTTTTTAGTGACCTCAAATTCAGTGCGATCGCTGGTAGATTTATTTTAAACGAGTTTCGCTAACTGTCCGAGTATTTAGATCAACAGATAACTATAATGTTGCTTATGAACATAACTTCTCAATTTATGTTAAAATATGCATGAAAGATTAAATTCGGCTGTGTAGTTTGTTTTTATATATAGTTGTATTACAGACCTCTGCGGATCTAAATCTCTACACCCCCTGATTCTGGAGACATTCTATGTCAATTTACGTCGGTAACCTATCTTATGAGGTTAAAGAAGATGACCTCCGGCAAGTCTTTGCAGAATACGGAACGGTAAAAAATGTTCAATTGCCTATCGACCGAGAAACAGGTCGGATGAGAGGTTTCGGCTTTGTAGAGATGGAATCAGACGCACAAGAAACAGCAGCAATTGAGGCCCTTGATACTGCTGACTGGATGGGTCGCAGCTTAAAAGTTAATAAAGCCAAGCCCAAAACAGACGGCGGTTCCTCTGGCGGTAGACGAGGTGATGGTGGTTCTTCTCGCCGCTATTAAGATTTAAAAACTAAGAATTTAACTCTAAAGTCTTGAGGGCAGACAAGGCGTCTGTCTTTTTTTGTGCTTTGGTTGACAGGTTTCTCTTGGACTAATGACTAATAACTTTCGCGTTGCGGTTTGATAATAACTATCTCTTATGAAGCCATGCGCTCGTTTTTGTAATAGGTGTAGCAACCATGAACCCAGAAGCTAAACATATTGTTAGCGAACTAAGGCGTGAGTTCTACTCTAACTTTGCTGCTGCTATGAATATGCAGGTGAGCATAACTGGTACATCTTATAGTAGTAATTCACCGATCGCATCTTGGATGGATCATAGGCAGAGACTGAACTATCTAAATGTATACGCTTATACAGCACCTGATGAATTTGTCCCATTGCGCCCATTCATTCTTCGACTGGCTATTAACAAGAGTGCTGGTAGAATCACGACGTTCAGAAAGGGACAAGTCTGTCGAGGTCTTAATTTGATGTGGGACTTTGAGCTAACTGTACTACCAAAAGAAATTTTAGACTTTCTTCCCTGGATAGTTAATTTAGTTGAGTCCCATGACAAAGGTTCGCCCTTGTTGCTACAATCACCACCCCATTCATTTGAATTAGAAGTGCCAGAAGTCGGGTTATTTAATAACGCATGGACTCAGAAAGCTTGGCTCCTTGCAAATTCCCCAATAGACTTATCGGAAATATAATCGGCATTCAATTTTCTTAACTAGTTTTCGGGAAACTATATCAAAAAATACGGTTTTTTAGACAACAATCAAATTTATAGGTATCTATCACAGAGCGATACAGCGCTTCCCGCTATTATGGAATACAGTTTTTATCCTTGCCCCCTCCTAGCATAGCTTTCATTTTTGAGGATGTACCTCATAGCTGCCGAAAGTGCTGTATCTACACGGAGCGTCTCCAAGAGTTGATATCGTAAAACTGGCGTTGCTGATTAAATGTATGAATCTGGGTGTAGAGACGTTGCGTTGCAACGTCTCTACAAAAGTTTTGAAATCACGCAAAATCATTTTTTCATACCTGAATTTAGCAACGCCGTAAAACTTTTCGGTCTACTGACTATATGCCTGATAATTAATAAGGCAATCTACAGAGAGCAAAGATGCAGACTCTCCAAAAACTCTCCCTCCCAAGTATGGGCTGCGGGACTTGGGCCTGGGGCAACCAACTGCTTTGGGGATACGACGAAAGTATGGATGACCAGTTGCAAGGGGTGTTTAACCTTTGTGTAAGCAACGGTGTGACTTTATTTGATACAGGTGATTCTTACGGAACTGGAAGATTGAATGGTCGCAGTGAGTTACTCCTGGGACGATTCAGCCAAGAATATGTAAGTTCAGGCAAAGAAAATATTTGTATTGCGACTAAGCTTGCTGCTTACCCGTGGAGATGGACACGTCAATCAATGGTAAAGGCTTGCAAGTCATCTGCCCAACGCCTGGGAAGAAACGTAGATTTGGTACAGATGCACTGGTCTACAGCAAACTATGCTCCTTGGCAAGAGGGAGGGCTGCTGGATGGTCTTGCCGATTTGTATGAGCAAGGACTAGTTAAGGGAGTGGGACTATCCAATTATGGGCCTAAACGGCTTAAGCAAGTGCAGAAAAAGTTTGCTGAACGAGGCGTTTCTATTACTACTGTGCAAGTTCAATACTCTTTGTTGTCTACATATCCTGTCACCCAACTAAAGCTCAAAGACCTTTGTGATGAGTTGGGAATAAAACTGATTGCCTACAGCCCTCTAGCTTTGGGACTACTGACAGGAAAATACTCTGAGCAAGGCCCTTTGCCCAAAGGCATCCGAGGTCTGCTATTTAGGCAGATATTACCAGGAATGCGATCGCTTTTGGCATGTTTACAAGAGGTGGCACAGTCTAGAAACAAAACTATGTCTCAGGTTGCAATTAATTGGTG contains:
- the ilvA gene encoding threonine ammonia-lyase, biosynthetic; the encoded protein is MFCDYLIQILTARVYDVAQETPLEYAPNLSARLNNQLLLKREDMQSVFSFKLRGAYNKMVQLPPDILAQGVIAASAGNHAQGVALAANRLGTKAIIVMPVTTPQVKVDAVRMRGGAVVLHGNTYDDAYSYARELEIEKGLTFIHPFDDPHVIAGQGTIGMEILRQYQQPIHAIFVAIGGGGLISGIGAYVKRLRPEIKIIGVEPVDADAMSQSLKAGHRVRLSQVGLFADGVAVREVGEETFRLCQQYVDEIILVDTDDTCAAIKDVFEDTRSILEPAGALAIAAAKAYTEREQIEGQTLIAVACGANMNFDRLRFVAERAELGERREAIFAVTIPEERGSIRQFCECIGNRNLTEFNYRIADEKTAHIFVGVQIQNRADAAKMVETFEAQGFETLDLTDDELTKLHLRHMVGGHSLLAHNELLYRFEFPERPGALMKFVTSMSPNWNISLFHYRNNGSDYGRIVVGIQVPPHEMEEWQAFLDNLGYRYWDENKNPAYKLFLG
- a CDS encoding RNA recognition motif domain-containing protein; this encodes MSIYVGNLSYEVKEDDLRQVFAEYGTVKNVQLPIDRETGRMRGFGFVEMESDAQETAAIEALDTADWMGRSLKVNKAKPKTDGGSSGGRRGDGGSSRRY
- a CDS encoding aldo/keto reductase, with the protein product MQTLQKLSLPSMGCGTWAWGNQLLWGYDESMDDQLQGVFNLCVSNGVTLFDTGDSYGTGRLNGRSELLLGRFSQEYVSSGKENICIATKLAAYPWRWTRQSMVKACKSSAQRLGRNVDLVQMHWSTANYAPWQEGGLLDGLADLYEQGLVKGVGLSNYGPKRLKQVQKKFAERGVSITTVQVQYSLLSTYPVTQLKLKDLCDELGIKLIAYSPLALGLLTGKYSEQGPLPKGIRGLLFRQILPGMRSLLACLQEVAQSRNKTMSQVAINWCICKGTIPIPGAKSVEQARENIGALGWQLDANEIAELDRAAANADKKMVQNIFQTK